A stretch of Treponema vincentii F0403 DNA encodes these proteins:
- a CDS encoding CDP-alcohol phosphatidyltransferase family protein: MSEYSYTANDESLLTPVLYKYFVDPLVKVLPYRLPANIITLISFGFVVIAFSIAAHGYQVQRYDFWWAIPILAFFYIVGDCSDGKQARKTGTGSPLGEYFDHFLDCFVTGLLMGILMISFRVTKPVVITIGFFNLYTGQIGSFWERYKRRVMSFGKLSTSEGIITIGLTSWLMSIPPIHNAANTILLFNITAGETLIIVIMLGATVSAIHSFIRAHIISFRMIAHLVLSCAVTYTAAYLYGNNNMVYITLIVSFYNVFFLASLLAATNLNKRECLPDIIVPLSFVLFFFIPAYTSLIQYLQIAYLAVRVSIKFGAFVRINRQYWYWINPSPPAEDLSATR; the protein is encoded by the coding sequence ATGTCTGAATATTCATATACTGCAAATGATGAATCTCTATTAACGCCGGTATTGTATAAATACTTTGTCGACCCGCTTGTGAAGGTATTGCCGTATCGTCTGCCGGCGAATATTATTACGCTTATTTCTTTCGGTTTTGTTGTTATTGCTTTCAGTATCGCTGCCCACGGCTATCAGGTTCAACGGTACGATTTTTGGTGGGCAATTCCGATACTTGCTTTTTTCTATATTGTCGGCGATTGCTCAGACGGAAAACAGGCACGGAAAACAGGTACCGGTTCCCCGCTCGGTGAGTACTTCGACCATTTCTTGGACTGTTTTGTAACCGGTCTTTTAATGGGCATTTTGATGATTTCTTTCAGGGTAACAAAACCGGTTGTTATTACCATAGGGTTCTTCAATCTATATACAGGGCAGATCGGAAGTTTTTGGGAACGCTATAAGCGGCGTGTTATGAGTTTCGGGAAATTGAGCACCAGTGAGGGGATTATTACTATCGGCTTGACATCGTGGCTTATGTCAATACCGCCGATTCACAATGCGGCAAATACGATTCTGCTCTTCAATATAACAGCCGGAGAAACTCTGATTATCGTGATCATGCTGGGTGCAACGGTTTCTGCAATCCACTCATTTATCCGTGCACATATCATTTCTTTCCGCATGATTGCTCATCTTGTATTGTCATGTGCCGTTACCTATACTGCTGCATATCTCTATGGGAATAACAATATGGTATATATCACGCTTATCGTAAGCTTCTACAACGTATTTTTCCTTGCATCGCTTTTAGCGGCAACAAATCTAAATAAGCGCGAATGTTTGCCGGACATTATTGTTCCTCTTTCGTTTGTGTTATTCTTTTTTATCCCTGCTTATACTTCGCTTATTCAATATTTGCAAATTGCATATTTGGCAGTGCGGGTCAGCATAAAATTCGGCGCATTTGTCAGAATAAACCGGCAGTATTGGTATTGGATTAATCCGTCTCCACCCGCTGAAGATCTTTCAGCAACGCGGTAA
- a CDS encoding tetratricopeptide repeat protein, translating into MSLYLISFISVLAFFILLLAFLLIRSIISPKKAASIEKYINAGKYAAAIKRAKAIIAKNPRDTKAHYLLGKAYLADGRAELALMEFKSISKASFESKAQEKEFRNLTAQLYERFQQHTEALAEYALLIKLDPQNAEYHYAIGQLFEQLNKTEQAIFHYRQAITLDPKHAAAHAALGLLLFRNKMMSEAKQEISTALRLEPDNTTALYYQGRLLRETKEYAQALASFEKAARNADLRQKCFTERGLCYLDANSLEKAAFEFDRALKLTTVKNSNPDTLRLRYAAASCYEKMRDLDRAIEQWEAIHAVASGYKDVADKLNQYRDLRSNDYMKEYLTVGAEPFLKLCKAITEQAFALSVQSQKEIKQGCAIIALEDNSEKWMNVRKQPKLFIYSRDSDIIGDSFLRSLHEQMKAQGLVRVVVITSSGFSRSALSFAENRPFELIDKDKLESMLKTIKGI; encoded by the coding sequence ATGTCTTTGTACCTTATTAGTTTCATTAGCGTTCTCGCTTTTTTCATTCTATTGCTCGCTTTCTTACTGATACGTTCAATAATTTCACCGAAAAAGGCTGCTTCAATAGAAAAATATATCAATGCCGGCAAGTACGCAGCAGCAATTAAACGGGCAAAAGCCATTATAGCAAAAAACCCGCGTGATACAAAAGCCCATTATCTTCTTGGTAAGGCTTATTTGGCCGACGGCCGTGCGGAACTGGCATTGATGGAATTTAAATCAATCAGCAAGGCATCTTTTGAATCAAAAGCCCAAGAAAAAGAATTTCGAAATTTAACGGCGCAGCTGTATGAGCGCTTCCAACAACATACAGAAGCCCTCGCCGAATATGCATTACTGATAAAGCTGGATCCCCAAAATGCGGAATATCACTACGCAATCGGGCAGCTTTTTGAACAACTTAATAAAACCGAACAAGCAATCTTTCATTATCGGCAGGCTATCACCCTTGATCCTAAACATGCTGCAGCCCACGCAGCGCTGGGACTGCTCTTATTCCGCAATAAAATGATGAGCGAGGCAAAACAGGAAATCAGTACGGCGCTTAGGCTTGAACCCGACAATACCACTGCGCTTTACTATCAAGGACGGCTTCTCCGCGAAACAAAGGAATATGCCCAGGCCTTGGCTTCGTTCGAGAAAGCCGCCCGTAATGCGGATTTACGGCAAAAATGCTTTACAGAGCGGGGCTTGTGCTATCTTGATGCAAACAGCCTTGAAAAAGCAGCTTTTGAATTCGACCGTGCACTTAAACTCACAACGGTGAAAAATTCAAATCCCGATACACTCCGGCTCCGCTATGCGGCTGCTTCATGTTACGAAAAAATGAGAGACCTTGACCGCGCTATCGAGCAATGGGAAGCAATTCATGCCGTAGCATCGGGATATAAGGATGTTGCAGATAAACTGAACCAATATCGCGATCTCCGTTCAAATGATTACATGAAGGAATATCTTACCGTCGGAGCGGAACCGTTTCTCAAACTCTGTAAAGCGATTACCGAACAAGCTTTTGCGCTTTCCGTTCAATCCCAAAAAGAGATTAAACAGGGATGCGCCATTATCGCGCTCGAAGATAATTCCGAAAAATGGATGAATGTGCGTAAGCAGCCTAAACTCTTTATCTATTCGCGGGACAGCGACATCATCGGAGATTCTTTTTTACGCTCGCTGCATGAACAGATGAAAGCTCAAGGGTTGGTGCGCGTCGTTGTCATTACTTCCAGCGGCTTTTCTCGGTCGGCATTAAGCTTTGCAGAAAACAGGCCGTTTGAATTGATCGATAAGGACAAATTGGAGTCAATGCTTAAAACAATAAAAGGTATATAG
- a CDS encoding glycerophosphodiester phosphodiesterase: protein MLRKDMLNIAHRGFRSRYPENTMLAFKKAVEAGCDGIEFDVHLSKDGEAVIIHDETVDRTTDGTGLVGQKTYRELKALNAAKPHPETVDFAPIPSLREYFEYMAEQPDIISNIELKTGVFVYEGIEEVVYRLMKEYGLIDRCIVSSFNHESVLRMKQIDSAVVCGLLVDSWQIRPELYVRELGIECYHPSAYCVTPKLVAALHNAGVRINPWFGSIQCDYRQLIEMGVDSLITDYPDKITALLKDLQRVETD, encoded by the coding sequence ATGCTAAGAAAAGATATGCTCAATATTGCACATAGAGGATTCCGCAGCAGGTATCCCGAAAATACTATGCTTGCATTTAAGAAAGCGGTAGAAGCCGGTTGTGACGGCATCGAATTTGATGTCCATCTTTCAAAAGATGGGGAAGCAGTGATTATTCACGATGAAACGGTTGACCGGACGACGGACGGTACAGGTTTAGTCGGGCAAAAAACCTACCGTGAATTAAAAGCGCTGAATGCTGCAAAGCCGCATCCCGAAACAGTAGATTTTGCACCGATTCCTTCATTACGCGAATATTTTGAATATATGGCGGAGCAGCCGGATATTATTTCAAATATCGAATTAAAAACGGGTGTCTTTGTGTATGAAGGAATCGAAGAAGTTGTGTATCGGCTGATGAAGGAGTACGGCTTAATCGATCGCTGTATCGTGTCCTCTTTTAATCACGAAAGCGTACTGCGAATGAAGCAAATCGATTCTGCAGTCGTATGCGGATTATTGGTAGACAGCTGGCAAATCCGGCCTGAACTGTATGTACGGGAGCTCGGCATTGAATGCTACCATCCGTCTGCCTACTGTGTAACGCCCAAACTGGTTGCAGCTTTGCATAATGCCGGTGTCCGTATCAATCCGTGGTTCGGCAGCATTCAATGCGATTACCGGCAGTTGATTGAAATGGGGGTAGACAGCCTTATCACCGACTACCCGGACAAGATTACCGCGTTGCTGAAAGATCTTCAGCGGGTGGAGACGGATTAA
- a CDS encoding ribonucleotide-diphosphate reductase subunit beta, which yields MINNKTVLARKKLFNETGDIEVHLRKMIGGNTTNLNDFNNMKYAWASEWYRQAMNNFWIPEEINMNTDVQDYRKLSPAEKTAYDKILSFLIFLDSIQTANLPNVGQYITANEVNLCLTIQAFQEAVHSQSYSYMLDTICSPDERTAILYQWKDDEHLLKRNKFIGDLYNEFQDDKSALALLKVAVANYILEGVYFYSGFMFFYNLGRNNKMPGSVQEIRYINRDENTHLWLFRSIIHELQKEEPQLFTPENNELFRSMIREGCEQEIAWGHYVIGDDIPGLTRGMVTDYIQYLGNLRCENLGFEPLYEGHREEPASMSWVSQYSNANLIKTDFFEAKSTAYAKSSALKDDL from the coding sequence ATGATAAATAATAAAACGGTGCTTGCCCGTAAGAAGCTTTTTAACGAAACAGGCGATATAGAAGTTCATTTGCGGAAAATGATAGGCGGTAATACCACCAACCTCAACGACTTCAACAATATGAAGTATGCGTGGGCAAGCGAATGGTACCGGCAGGCGATGAATAACTTTTGGATACCGGAAGAAATCAATATGAACACCGATGTGCAGGATTACCGCAAGCTGAGCCCGGCGGAAAAAACCGCTTATGATAAAATCCTGTCCTTCCTTATCTTTTTGGATAGTATTCAGACGGCAAACCTGCCGAACGTCGGGCAGTATATCACCGCAAACGAGGTGAATCTCTGTCTTACCATTCAGGCGTTTCAGGAAGCGGTGCATTCGCAAAGCTACAGCTATATGCTCGACACCATCTGCTCCCCCGACGAGCGGACTGCGATCCTTTATCAATGGAAGGATGATGAACATTTGTTAAAACGGAACAAGTTTATCGGCGACTTATACAATGAATTTCAGGATGATAAAAGCGCTCTGGCTCTTTTGAAGGTTGCCGTTGCCAACTATATTTTGGAAGGTGTGTATTTTTATTCCGGTTTTATGTTTTTTTATAACCTCGGCCGAAACAACAAGATGCCCGGATCCGTGCAGGAAATCCGCTACATCAACCGTGACGAAAATACGCACCTGTGGCTGTTCCGCTCGATTATCCATGAGCTGCAAAAGGAAGAACCGCAGCTGTTTACACCGGAAAACAATGAACTGTTCCGCAGTATGATCCGCGAAGGCTGCGAGCAGGAAATTGCGTGGGGACATTACGTGATCGGGGACGACATTCCCGGACTGACCCGCGGCATGGTTACCGACTACATTCAGTACCTCGGCAACCTTCGCTGCGAAAACCTCGGATTTGAACCCTTGTATGAAGGGCACCGCGAAGAGCCCGCCTCGATGAGCTGGGTAAGCCAATACAGCAACGCAAACCTGATTAAAACGGACTTTTTTGAAGCAAAATCCACCGCCTACGCAAAATCTTCCGCGTTAAAGGATGATCTATAG
- a CDS encoding metallophosphoesterase: protein MKILCVSDQIDPLVYSINIKERYQDVDLVISAGDLPMEYLEFIVSSLNKPLFFVFGNHNLNTLPYYHKNLRTDASFQSMAEERSEGYGSTYLGFTTRREGGVLFAGVSGCIRYNSDIGQYTERQMKWQLLALVPRLIYNKLRYGRYVDIFIAHAAPFGIHDRPDPCHTGFKCFLWFIKKFKPRYFLHGHIHLYDLQAPRVTVYENTTVINVFSNYLLEFDPAQIAEQPHAQ, encoded by the coding sequence ATGAAGATTCTTTGTGTTTCCGACCAAATCGATCCGCTTGTATACAGCATAAATATTAAAGAGCGGTATCAAGATGTCGATCTTGTGATTTCAGCCGGCGATTTACCGATGGAATACTTGGAGTTTATCGTTTCATCGCTGAATAAACCGCTCTTTTTTGTGTTCGGGAACCATAATCTTAACACATTACCGTATTATCATAAAAACCTTAGAACGGATGCCTCTTTTCAATCAATGGCCGAAGAGCGGTCTGAAGGATACGGCTCTACCTATCTCGGCTTTACCACCCGCCGGGAAGGAGGGGTTCTGTTTGCAGGCGTTTCAGGATGTATCCGGTACAATAGCGATATAGGACAATATACCGAGCGGCAAATGAAGTGGCAATTGCTTGCGCTTGTTCCGCGCCTTATTTACAACAAGCTTAGGTACGGTAGATATGTAGATATTTTTATTGCACACGCTGCGCCGTTCGGCATCCATGACCGACCGGATCCGTGCCATACGGGATTTAAATGCTTTTTATGGTTCATAAAAAAATTTAAACCGCGCTACTTTCTACACGGTCATATTCATCTGTACGATCTGCAGGCTCCGCGGGTAACCGTCTATGAAAACACAACAGTCATTAATGTATTCAGCAACTACCTTTTAGAATTCGACCCTGCACAAATTGCGGAACAGCCTCATGCACAGTGA
- a CDS encoding tetratricopeptide repeat protein has translation MNDLYKYLIGTAAGIVLCLLIWGGYSLLSGRGSTNNVPISRTELDGSAIGTASGRSSDILGNNGSFSLENDDAELTPEQQERLLAAQAANESLAKQYGGQDGNGAQNQQGFRNEQTTAGTDSGYPGVFGNDALALNRGTQERAAVQTTENQKLEESRNRVRDYIVQGKSAAQKNQPANALAAFEQAGEAMPDDKDFEAASYQDIASSLFLLSKTVPNAQTAQTVRDEAERYIKKSLAVRDNADARELYSTIIAENRKAAETKRQETLLAQQQAADRARKEEQAEQQRRQVVELIGQGKNAVNRRQLNNAVSAFDKAAAAMPDNKQFASDSYSEMADAMLNLAQHLSNPNDVNTALNKAESYIKEALATQTSSNARNLYAKILDARKEQERLAQARAEAQRKQQEQAAQAAAQKKAEGQRKPQEQAAQAAAQKKAEGQRKQQEQAAQAAAQKKAEEQQKQPKTAAHKQVENLIAQGTAAAQRKQLNNAILALDRAGRFMPNDNDFAEESYRKMADAMFNLAENSADKQTKASALNKADEYIKKALAAKNTAESQALAARITEAQSANQTNTAAKPQTAQQSGSAARQTQADAARQQNNTAGTANNGNAANAQVAAAQARAAAEAEAAKKVQAELLAKKREVDTLVQQGKKAAETGNFAEAQRAFNKAAAQMPDGDAVFAAEQYREMADVLQGFAKTAPTHKEQSLKDAADYIKKSIASKNDDAKSHYIYAQIADSQNNTALTVQELEAARRFDPQNAQYNYELGRKYFEQKKYPQARSCFEQAVKSNPQFEAAFFNLGITHKIMNANDAALTAFSKAAALKPDYVRAWIEIARVQDKKRNYGEAISNYQKALALEPSNTSALKEMAQVYSKQKNAAQAERYFKEALALGDTDPVTYYNLASVQLELNKTAEALQNAQKALASNDKDARFLYTYGLALEKSNRLHEAEDYYTRAIAADGKYGKPRINLGRIQLEAGHLDSAEQHLLAGYRAESSNFEVNMNLGKLYGLKKQYGKAIDYYTNAIKIMPKDVDARQNLAAVYLSAGLKENARDTYQALIKMNPQAWDSYYELGKVYISLDNKAEAKAIFEQLLKQRPNYRNAAEVRKLLVNL, from the coding sequence TTGAATGATTTGTATAAATATTTAATAGGGACGGCAGCCGGTATTGTACTGTGTCTTTTAATTTGGGGCGGATACTCCCTTCTTTCCGGCAGAGGCTCAACAAACAATGTGCCGATTTCAAGAACCGAGCTGGACGGCAGCGCTATAGGAACCGCTTCGGGCCGCTCTTCCGATATTTTAGGGAATAACGGCTCTTTCAGCTTAGAAAATGACGATGCTGAGCTTACTCCGGAGCAGCAAGAACGACTTTTGGCAGCTCAGGCTGCAAATGAAAGCCTTGCAAAGCAATACGGCGGCCAAGATGGAAACGGTGCACAAAATCAGCAGGGTTTCCGAAATGAACAAACCACCGCCGGAACGGATTCCGGCTATCCGGGAGTATTCGGGAATGATGCCCTCGCACTCAATCGCGGAACACAGGAACGGGCAGCGGTGCAAACTACCGAAAACCAGAAGCTTGAGGAAAGCCGTAATAGAGTCCGCGACTATATTGTACAAGGAAAAAGTGCCGCTCAAAAAAATCAACCGGCTAATGCGCTTGCCGCCTTTGAACAGGCCGGTGAAGCAATGCCCGACGATAAAGATTTTGAAGCTGCCTCGTATCAAGATATAGCATCCTCGCTCTTTTTATTGTCAAAAACGGTGCCCAATGCACAGACAGCCCAAACCGTCAGAGACGAGGCGGAGCGGTATATAAAAAAATCGCTTGCAGTCCGCGATAATGCAGACGCCCGAGAACTCTATAGCACGATTATAGCTGAAAACCGAAAAGCGGCCGAGACAAAACGGCAAGAGACGCTGTTAGCACAACAGCAGGCTGCCGACCGCGCCCGCAAGGAAGAACAGGCGGAACAGCAACGGAGGCAAGTGGTCGAACTCATCGGGCAGGGAAAAAATGCCGTAAACAGGCGGCAGCTAAATAACGCCGTGTCCGCCTTCGACAAAGCGGCCGCCGCAATGCCGGATAATAAACAGTTTGCAAGCGATTCATATAGCGAAATGGCCGATGCAATGCTCAATCTAGCACAGCATCTTTCAAATCCTAATGACGTGAATACCGCGTTGAATAAGGCCGAAAGCTATATTAAAGAGGCGCTCGCGACTCAAACCAGCTCCAACGCGCGGAATCTTTACGCCAAGATACTGGATGCACGGAAAGAACAAGAGCGACTTGCGCAAGCGAGAGCGGAAGCGCAGCGGAAGCAGCAAGAGCAGGCCGCGCAAGCTGCGGCACAAAAGAAAGCCGAAGGACAACGTAAGCCGCAGGAACAAGCCGCTCAAGCCGCAGCGCAAAAGAAAGCCGAAGGACAGCGAAAACAGCAGGAACAAGCCGCGCAAGCTGCGGCGCAAAAGAAAGCCGAAGAGCAGCAAAAGCAGCCTAAAACGGCTGCTCATAAGCAAGTAGAAAACCTCATAGCTCAGGGGACTGCCGCGGCACAAAGGAAGCAGCTGAATAACGCAATCCTCGCTTTAGATAGAGCAGGGCGCTTTATGCCTAATGATAATGATTTTGCGGAAGAATCCTACCGAAAAATGGCCGATGCGATGTTCAACTTGGCTGAAAATTCGGCAGACAAGCAGACAAAAGCGAGCGCCTTAAACAAGGCCGATGAATATATAAAGAAAGCGCTCGCCGCAAAGAATACCGCCGAGTCGCAGGCCTTGGCTGCAAGAATTACGGAAGCGCAGTCGGCAAATCAAACAAACACCGCTGCAAAACCGCAAACGGCACAACAGAGCGGCTCGGCTGCACGGCAAACGCAAGCGGATGCCGCACGGCAACAAAATAATACGGCCGGTACGGCAAATAACGGAAACGCGGCAAATGCACAGGTGGCTGCCGCTCAAGCCCGCGCCGCTGCCGAAGCAGAGGCTGCAAAAAAGGTGCAAGCGGAGCTGCTTGCTAAAAAACGGGAAGTCGATACGCTTGTACAGCAAGGGAAAAAAGCCGCGGAAACCGGTAATTTTGCGGAAGCCCAAAGAGCCTTCAATAAGGCCGCTGCACAGATGCCGGACGGCGATGCCGTATTTGCGGCGGAACAATATCGGGAAATGGCGGACGTTTTGCAGGGATTTGCAAAAACCGCACCTACTCATAAAGAGCAATCTTTAAAGGACGCCGCCGACTATATTAAAAAATCCATAGCGTCTAAAAACGATGATGCAAAATCTCATTATATATACGCTCAAATAGCGGATTCCCAAAATAACACGGCGCTTACAGTGCAGGAATTGGAGGCTGCCCGCCGGTTTGATCCCCAAAATGCTCAATATAATTATGAGCTGGGCAGAAAATATTTTGAGCAAAAAAAATATCCGCAGGCTCGCAGCTGTTTTGAACAGGCGGTAAAATCGAACCCTCAATTCGAGGCGGCCTTTTTCAATCTCGGTATTACGCATAAGATTATGAATGCAAATGATGCCGCCCTCACGGCTTTTTCAAAAGCAGCGGCGTTAAAACCCGATTATGTCCGTGCGTGGATAGAAATAGCACGTGTGCAAGATAAAAAACGCAACTACGGCGAAGCGATAAGCAATTATCAAAAGGCGCTGGCGTTGGAACCGTCAAATACATCGGCTTTAAAAGAGATGGCGCAAGTGTACTCCAAACAAAAGAACGCCGCGCAGGCCGAGCGGTATTTTAAAGAAGCGTTGGCACTCGGCGATACCGATCCGGTAACCTACTATAACCTCGCTTCGGTACAGCTGGAACTCAATAAGACTGCGGAAGCTTTACAGAATGCGCAAAAAGCTCTAGCTTCTAATGATAAAGACGCCCGGTTTTTATACACGTATGGATTAGCGCTCGAAAAAAGCAATCGGCTGCATGAGGCCGAAGATTACTACACGCGCGCAATTGCCGCAGACGGGAAATACGGCAAACCCCGCATTAATCTCGGACGCATTCAGCTTGAAGCCGGCCATCTTGACAGCGCGGAGCAGCATCTCTTGGCAGGATATCGGGCGGAATCATCTAACTTTGAAGTGAACATGAACTTAGGTAAACTCTACGGCTTAAAAAAACAGTACGGAAAAGCGATTGACTATTATACCAATGCGATAAAAATTATGCCGAAAGATGTCGACGCCCGCCAAAATCTTGCAGCGGTTTATCTATCTGCCGGATTAAAAGAAAATGCGCGCGATACCTATCAGGCTCTTATCAAAATGAATCCGCAGGCATGGGATAGTTACTATGAGCTGGGAAAAGTGTATATTAGTTTGGATAACAAAGCGGAGGCAAAAGCAATTTTCGAACAATTACTTAAACAAAGACCGAATTACCGTAATGCGGCGGAAGTGAGAAAATTATTGGTTAATCTTTAG
- a CDS encoding flavin reductase, with product MFESLQVTPELVDKVIKPFSALAEHGVLVSAGHGTERGEWNTMTASWALMGHLWNRPMAALFIRPQRHTALFAEEEDYLSVSFLDTADEKMREALKICGTVSGRDEDKATRAGITPVYHDNTVIGFEEAVLTVSCRKLYRSQFDMDLFLDPQVIIDCYPKKDFHYVYFCEIRDAYLRSK from the coding sequence ATGTTTGAATCTTTGCAAGTAACACCGGAATTAGTAGACAAGGTGATAAAACCTTTTTCCGCATTGGCGGAACACGGCGTGCTGGTAAGCGCCGGACACGGAACGGAACGCGGCGAGTGGAATACGATGACTGCATCGTGGGCGCTGATGGGACATTTATGGAACCGGCCGATGGCGGCGTTATTTATCAGACCGCAGCGGCATACCGCCCTATTTGCCGAAGAAGAAGACTATTTGAGCGTGTCTTTCTTGGATACTGCCGATGAAAAAATGCGCGAAGCTCTCAAAATTTGCGGTACCGTGTCGGGTAGGGATGAGGATAAAGCCACCCGTGCAGGGATTACGCCGGTCTACCATGACAATACCGTTATCGGATTTGAAGAAGCCGTGCTCACCGTATCGTGCCGGAAGCTCTACCGGAGCCAATTCGATATGGATTTGTTTTTAGATCCGCAGGTTATCATCGACTGCTACCCCAAAAAAGATTTTCACTACGTCTATTTCTGCGAAATCCGCGACGCCTACCTTCGCAGCAAATAG
- a CDS encoding cache domain-containing protein yields MATRASSIQFRLLRAITITIISIIGVICAIVGYELYKRNTVQFNEFTAQQFFNIEKSIKLLIQKGENVVTMLASHPAVLGADETIYNYTTDAQKSGIIYTHTGKAEQEIVTLFRAIERSFDEFQEIYMGTRWGGAASSWTQEESRGYDPRQRSWYKQAAEANGDIVITPVYIATDGTPVVAVAKAIKDSNGALLGCIGVDINLTDLTSFISSVKIGTTGYCMLVQDDGMILADATHSAFNSKNLRDIDIAFSEIVQKKEGSTAITLDGKNRKAYLFSLPELGWKLTDFGKRRFHCKSYA; encoded by the coding sequence ATGGCAACACGAGCTTCTTCAATTCAGTTTAGACTTCTACGGGCAATTACCATAACGATTATTTCTATTATCGGTGTTATCTGTGCCATTGTCGGCTATGAACTTTATAAAAGAAATACCGTACAATTCAATGAATTTACCGCACAACAATTTTTCAACATCGAAAAATCGATCAAACTCCTCATTCAAAAAGGCGAAAACGTTGTTACCATGCTTGCTTCGCATCCTGCCGTATTGGGTGCTGATGAAACCATTTACAATTATACGACAGACGCGCAAAAATCGGGAATAATATATACACATACCGGAAAAGCCGAACAGGAAATTGTAACGCTTTTTAGAGCAATAGAACGAAGCTTCGATGAATTTCAGGAAATCTATATGGGCACCCGATGGGGCGGCGCGGCAAGTTCATGGACTCAAGAAGAGAGTAGAGGATACGATCCCCGGCAAAGATCATGGTATAAACAGGCCGCAGAAGCAAACGGAGATATAGTTATCACACCGGTATATATTGCAACAGACGGTACTCCCGTTGTAGCGGTGGCAAAGGCTATAAAAGACAGTAATGGTGCATTGCTCGGTTGTATTGGAGTTGATATCAATTTAACGGATTTGACATCGTTTATCAGTAGTGTCAAAATAGGAACGACGGGATATTGTATGCTCGTGCAAGATGACGGAATGATTTTAGCAGATGCAACCCATAGTGCATTCAATTCTAAGAATCTAAGGGATATCGATATAGCTTTCTCAGAAATCGTTCAAAAAAAAGAAGGCTCCACAGCTATTACATTGGATGGAAAAAATAGAAAAGCGTATCTATTTTCGCTTCCTGAGTTAGGATGGAAACTTACGGATTTCGGAAAAAGAAGATTCCATTGTAAATCTTATGCGTGA
- a CDS encoding tetratricopeptide repeat protein, protein MKRVGRIVVRHLIPIIVYLILAAALGFTEDALTQGKKFLLNNQPDKAVPLFYKAASEGQNDPKINLYLGVCYISLGKYAEAEQQLLAGKSKDAGGSYLYSYNLGNIYFLQSRFTEAEEAYTAALAVRRAYPPAVLNRANTYIKLEQYPQALEDYKFYLNLEPASSQRQAIQRMVSLLEAEQREAEIVRMQAEAQKLAEEAEQRAAEDRYRKLQDEINANLQSVDNASSLSAGSDETLDYSEDYNLE, encoded by the coding sequence ATGAAGCGTGTTGGCCGCATAGTTGTTCGGCACTTAATCCCGATTATTGTCTATCTAATACTTGCCGCTGCATTAGGCTTTACGGAAGATGCTCTAACGCAAGGCAAAAAGTTTCTGCTGAATAATCAGCCGGATAAGGCAGTGCCGCTTTTCTATAAGGCGGCATCGGAAGGACAGAACGATCCTAAAATTAATCTGTATTTAGGGGTATGCTATATCAGCCTCGGTAAATATGCGGAAGCCGAACAGCAGCTGTTGGCCGGTAAAAGTAAAGATGCCGGTGGTTCGTATCTGTACTCATATAATTTGGGGAATATCTATTTTTTACAAAGCAGGTTTACGGAGGCGGAAGAGGCGTATACCGCAGCGCTGGCAGTGCGCCGAGCATATCCCCCCGCAGTGTTGAATAGAGCCAATACATATATTAAATTGGAGCAATATCCCCAAGCGCTGGAAGATTACAAATTTTATTTAAATCTTGAGCCGGCCTCTTCACAAAGGCAAGCAATTCAGCGTATGGTATCGCTTTTGGAAGCGGAACAGCGGGAGGCCGAAATAGTTCGGATGCAAGCGGAAGCTCAGAAACTTGCGGAAGAAGCGGAACAACGGGCAGCGGAAGATCGGTATAGAAAACTGCAGGACGAAATAAATGCCAATTTGCAATCGGTAGACAACGCATCTTCCCTTTCTGCCGGTTCGGACGAAACGCTCGACTATTCGGAGGATTATAATCTTGAATGA